The DNA window CATAGTCCTTATGCCCCTCCTGTAGGCCTCAAGTATAAGGAGGGCAGCTATCACCGTGGCCAGCCCCCTCCTCCTGTGCTCAGGCATTACAGCGAATGCCAGCTCCGCGTCGGTGCAGTTTGAGAACCCCTCGCCCAGCGCCACTATTCTGTCGCCGAGGAAGCCGCCAACGGCATAGTTGCAGCTCCCTGAGAAAAGCCTCCTCGCGTGCCCCTCGAAGTCCCTGAAGACGTCAAGGAACCTGTAGTAGAGCGAGAGGGTGTCAAGGGAGGAGTAGAAGGACGCCACGAGGGGGGCGTCGGAGGGGCAGAGCAGCTCGAGCGAGTAGCTGCCAAGCGTCGCCAGCCTGCGCCTTGAGCAGGAGCTCAAGTTCCTCCCTGTTAAAAAGTGGATTCAAAAAATTTAAATTGTAAAGGGGGTGTTCAAGTGAGAGAAAGATTAGGGGCCCACCTGTGGGAACCTCACAGGCCTCACGCTGGCAGCGCCGGCCTCTTGGCAACCCAGTTGACGAGCAGGGCGGCCCCTAGGTAGAGTGCGTCAAGCCCTGTTATCAGCCCTATCCAGCCGCCGGCCTTTGTTATAGCGGCGCTCCCAGTGAAGAAGGCCGCCGAGAGCACCCAGAAGGTT is part of the Acidilobus sp. 7A genome and encodes:
- a CDS encoding GNAT family N-acetyltransferase, with product MSSCSRRRLATLGSYSLELLCPSDAPLVASFYSSLDTLSLYYRFLDVFRDFEGHARRLFSGSCNYAVGGFLGDRIVALGEGFSNCTDAELAFAVMPEHRRRGLATVIAALLILEAYRRGIRTMEAYMHGDNYAAIRIGERLGLCLRLEDDVYHGRADVARIRDLALKVIAEKGGALEPQYSEALSAAGHP